In Capsicum annuum cultivar UCD-10X-F1 chromosome 8, UCD10Xv1.1, whole genome shotgun sequence, the genomic window GTTGCTTCCAAGCCACCTTAAAATGAGCCATTTTCAATTAGTATATTACACTGATAACAAAACCAAGAAATGTAACATGATTATGGTAGCTTACAGATGACTGAGTGCAGTTAATCTAGATATGCTTGGCGGCAATGATCCAGTAATTCCAACATTGGTTAAATTCCTTCATCCAAAAACGTAACCAATTGCATCAGAAAAATAGTTTATTATCGATTCAGTAGTCAAATAACTAATATATTTATCCTGCGTTAAATCAGAAAATCAAACATACAGGGAGGTTATTCGTGGGTTTGTGCCAGAAGAGCATTCAACTCCAGTCCATGACTTGTCCGTCGGAAGACATGGATCACCATGCCAATCTCGAGGTTCTTTGTCAAAGCTTTCTCTTAAGTCTTCCATCACCGCCACTATTTAAGTGCAACAAAAATGCGTTACTGTAGAAGCTAACAACTAAATTGACAGATAAATGGTAACAGTGGTGGATCCAACAGTAGGTTCATGAATTTGGCAGAAGCAAATTATTTAAGTTCAAGGAAACAAGTATACTTTCGTACTGACTATCAACTCAGAATCGACATCATCTAAAATTTGGATCTGTCCACTGATTAGCAAAGAAAATATTGCAGAAAAGAACCATTACCATCTCTAGTAAGAGTTATTCCAGCAAGAGGCAATAGTTGAAAGAGTTCACCAGCTGCGATAATTGGACCTACAGGGCTATTAATAGCAGGAGCCATTGTAATCGTTGTATTCCCTTCAAGAGGCCAAGCTGTGCTATAAACAGTTACACCACTGGTTGTGACATTAAGATTTTTAAAGAACATTACTCCGTTCACTAATACATCAAAAACTCTCCAGCTATATGGACTTGGGGTTCTGTTATCTTGGAAGTACAAAGCAATGTAGTAATAGGTCTTAGGAAGCATAAATTTTGGCCAATTTACCACAAGAGACTTCCCTCTACTGGCTGTCACTGAATTTTCAAAAACCTGAGCTGGTGGCATATTCCAGAATGTTGTTGGAGTTACAGGGACATGGCTTGTTACAACTGGATTGATGTCTACAAATTCATCCCAACGTCgattgaatttgtcatctggaaAACTAGTTCAACACCATCTATCAAATGTCAGTTAATATCCATGTAACtaaaaacatttaaagaagcatGTAACCAAAATTTCAGCATTAAATAGATTACTTTTGCTAGCATAAAATGTTTTAACTAGAGAGCACCCAAAAGTACCGCCTAACGGTCAGTGAAGTGGATATGTCTTTTCATCAACCGATCACCGGAAAACATCTTCAATGCAAAACATTTTCCAGGAAAACAACTTATGAAAGAAGAAAACTGCGAAAACTCCAAAGTAATAAGATAGAAGAGGTAGAaatgcatgcatacatacattATGGTATCATGTGATCCAAAGCTATGACGAGCAAGAGTAACCAGTGCATACTTGGCAAAATCAGTAGTATTATAAAGGGAATCATCAAGATACAACACTTCAATTGCTGAGATAAaaggatcagaagttgtatgctcATTTCTAGCAAAGCAAACACTCAAAACCTTATTATGAGCAACCATAATAAGCTCATAATAGGAGCTTCCGCCATCTTTATAATCCTTTGATGTATCAATATTCCACTTTGTACCATCAATGATTTGATCAAATACTGGTGGCACAGTTCCTCCATCAAAACCTCCATAATAATATATAGTTTTCACCAGCAATTTCCTCCCTTTATTCACTGGTAATTGATAGCAGAATTTCTCTTCCACCAGATCCGGAAAATAACGAACAGAGGACAGCAATGGCACTATCCCTTGTTGTTTTATCTCCGTTTTATTCCCCGTGTGTATAAACTTATCATCTGGTAGGTATGTCAACGAATCTTGTTCCAGTTTCCCACCACCACAATTTAAGAGGAAACCTGCAACAACATCAACGAGCGCGATCATGATCATATAATTATACGTAGTTGAATTCACAGAACGCGAGCAATATATTAAGACAAAAGAAAACGTTAATCGTACGTTGCATTGATTCATATTAATTAATTACCTTGGGGTGGATGTGGATTAGTGGTGGCATGAATTGTTAGAGGAATGCTAACAAGCCAGAGGAGGAAAATGGAAGTGGACATTTTTATTTAGGAAAATAATTGGCAGAATAAGGGAGAAGGAATTGGTTGCTCCTGGTAAAGGAAATTTTAGGCATTGGGACATTTTATTAAGAGATGGACATTATTCTATTCTTCGGAGATTCATTGGATCACCTTACGTTGCATTgtcaaagattttttttaaaaaaaaaaaccatccCAACTACAAATTCCAAATTTAATTATGATGTTTTATCTGTTAATCATGTGacattctcttttctttttaatcaatGTCAATATATTTCTATCTTAAATAACCATGTTTCCACTTTGGTTACTATTCACTATCTGGAGCCGGGGatcaacctttctacttctttggacatactgcgtacattttaccctctcccacaccccactttgtgggaatatactaggtttgtggttgttgttgttgttaaataaCAATGTTTATCTTTAATAGGTTCTTTTATCGTTAACGAAATTATTTATAGTcagataaatatttatgatttatttcataATTCAACTTCAAATCTTTATTCTATTTCTTAAAATTAGTagccatttggccatgaaaatcataattttttcgaattggagttggagttgtgtttcgCCATGAATACAtaagttgtttttgaaatattatgagACAAGTAGGTGTGAAAAAGGtgatttgttttcacttttttaaatacGATTTCAATTTGTATTCTCATGACCAAAaactattgtttttatttttttcactaaaatgaaataactttctgaaaaaaacaaagaaaaattttcatgatcaaactatttaatgtttatttaaacattatcacataaattaacataaaaaatatttatttcaaatatatgaCTGAAATATAACAAGTAAACACTACTTCTTATCTTTCAACTTGTACGAGGAAATGCATATTAGAACATTTAGTACTAAATAGAGATATTTCTTATTAGAAATTGTACGAGGAAATGCATATAAGAATCCGTTTGATTATcagaatttttcaattttttttcgagaaaattatttcactttagtgaaaattgaGATATTTGATCATGATAATTCCAAATCCAATTCAAATtgtttttgaaaaagtgaaaacatcttttacttgttttcatttttttccaacttcaatttcaactttatttattattacaaatgacctcattttttttatttttacaaaaaactATTAATATTAtccaaaattcaagttaaatgccTAACTACCACATTAtccacttcttcctacttccatcAATAAAAAAACCTCAAAATTGAAAGgcaacttatatttttttcttcttcttcaaaatttcCTCATGATAAAACGGAATCTTAATCCGTCCATTATTGCGACTCTTTATGCAACACCAACAACAAAGGCAATATTATTTTCTCCTCTCACATTTGGTTGTATCTTGTAGGTAAATTAGTTAAATTGtgtatttttgatagtttttaaaaattaaggatataaaattatattttaaaaagtttggaaaaaaaaaatcaaaaagacatAGCAAAACATAAATCCaactacaaaaaaatttaaatttcatggccaaaagccaacttattttcacaaaattatttattcCGGAAAAGAAATTGTGAGAAAAGAACCTTCAGAATTCAGAGGGGAAACTGACATTATCAGATATTAAAGGAActgaaagtaaagaaaaaataattatcagGGAATGAAAAAGATATTATACAATAGTTTTGGGACGATTGTGTAATTTACTCAACTAGAATCCACCTTATTAGAAGTTCAAAGGAGATAGCAGTAGCGCCGCTACTATACCGTCGACGTGCCTGGTTTTCTTCCCGCTAAAATGGTTGTTTTTGTGCTATTTTTGGCCCCTGAAGTTTCTCACTTGTCATTTCATGGTTTATTGTTTTGCCCATTTGCTTCATTTATTTGGGTATTTTGAAGTCGAATTTTATATGGAATTTCATGTTTTCAGGTAACAATGAAGACGTTCGAAGTCGGCGGAACCACCCTTTGTCTTTCCCTTTTCAGCGATGTTACTAATTCCAAGTACGTTAGTTTCTTTCTGCTATCTTTTTATTACTTACAAATCAAGTATGGAAATTGGAATACATCTTTTTTTAAAGCCTAGCCTAACTTTTGAGTAATTGTAGGTAATTATGTTGTAAATGACTGTTAAAGGGCCTATCTTTTTTAGAAATTTCTGTACTATGTTCTTTGTTTTTTCCTCCATATTGAATTGGATGTAAGTTGAGGTATCACCATTGTACTAATAGATGTTTAAGGTATATGTAGGCAGGCTGCACATACTAAGAGATTTTTAAAGTTGAAGTTTTgctattttcttttttcccttaAAGATTAAAGGCTTCAGTTTATCGGTTATCTAGCAATGTCTAAATTTGGAAAGCTGGAATTTTTATTTGTCGCGGACATGGAAAAGGTGCAAGGGTAAATGCACAATCTCATCTCATGTGTTTATCCCCTGTTTTGAGCTTGGCAACATTATGCTGGTTTAAGGATTAtatatcggaaacagcctctctaccttcacaaggtagggATAAGGTTGTGTACAcactatcctccccagaccccacttgtgggattacgcGGGGTATGTTGTTTTATAAAGGCAACACGTTGTTAAAATGCAAAATTGCCTTCaagaaaaatttctttatttgtttctgAGCTTTTCAACGACTTGTAAATGGAGATGAGCCTATGGTTTACTTAGCAG contains:
- the LOC107879969 gene encoding putative leucine-rich repeat receptor-like serine/threonine-protein kinase At2g14440; the encoded protein is MSTSIFLLWLVSIPLTIHATTNPHPPQGFLLNCGGGKLEQDSLTYLPDDKFIHTGNKTEIKQQGIVPLLSSVRYFPDLVEEKFCYQLPVNKGRKLLVKTIYYYGGFDGGTVPPVFDQIIDGTKWNIDTSKDYKDGGSSYYELIMVAHNKVLSVCFARNEHTTSDPFISAIEVLYLDDSLYNTTDFAKYALVTLARHSFGSHDTIIFPDDKFNRRWDEFVDINPVVTSHVPVTPTTFWNMPPAQVFENSVTASRGKSLVVNWPKFMLPKTYYYIALYFQDNRTPSPYSWRVFDVLVNGVMFFKNLNVTTSGVTVYSTAWPLEGNTTITMAPAINSPVGPIIAAGELFQLLPLAGITLTRDVAVMEDLRESFDKEPRDWHGDPCLPTDKSWTGVECSSGTNPRITSLNLTNVGITGSLPPSISRLTALSHLWLGSNKLTGEIPDLSSLQSLETLHLEDNQLQGPIPESLGKLPKLREVFLQNNHLKGSIPGSLKNKNGINLKVSPGNEVSS